The DNA segment GAAAATCAGATATGCAAAAATGAGCGTCCAGACGACATTGAAGGCCTGGGCAATGAGAAATACCGCTGCCGGTTTACCGCCACCCATTGCCACAAGCTCTTTGAATTTGGTGTCAAGACCGATGCATAAAAATGCAAGGGTAAACCACCAACCCCTCAGCCCTGCAGTAACACTGGTCACGGCCTTCGCTGAAGCTTCTGACATGAAGAAGGAAAATACAATGGACACTACGATAAAACCGACAACGAATTTTGGAAACCTGAACCATATATCCATAACACTTGGTTTTTCACCGGTTGCCTGCCCTTTAAAGCTGAACCATATGGCAAGCAGAAACGCAGCAGCGCCGATCAAAACATTCTGCGCCATCTTTACAACGATAGCAACCGCCATTGCTGCATCCCCTGCTATTGCGCCTGCCGCAACAACAGCGCCCGTTGTATCAATGGTGCCGCCGATCCATGCGCCTGCCACCGCAGCAGACATACCCACTGCTTTCGCAATAAGGGGCTCAAAGATCAGCATAGGGATGGCACAAAGAAGGACAAGAGAAATGGTATGGCTCACCTTCTTCTGATCCCCTTTTACAGCTCCGCCTGCAGCTATGGCAGCCGAAACACCGCAGATAGAAACCGCAGTTCCAAGGATCGATGAAAACTCATCATCAAGCCCCATTTTCCTTCCCACCCATAGGCAGACATAAAAAACAGCCCCGATGACTATAATGGACTGGATCATGCCGTATGCCCCGACTTTCGCGATTGTGGTGAAGAGAACCTCGGCGCCCAGCAATACAAGGCCTATTTTAATGAAAAACTCCGTTTTTACTGCAGTCTTGAGCCATTCGGGTACACCGACTGTATTGCTGATCAGGAGTCCAAAAAGCAATGACCAGAAGACCACCTCAAGGCCATAATAGGATACTGTAGCGTTTCCTGCAACAAAGAATGATAAGGCGGAGAGTACATAGATGATCGGGAAGCCGGCGGTAAATTTGCCGACAGGCATCCCCATACAGGCCATGCCGATTGCACCGAGGATCCATAATCCAATGAGCAGATACAAGGTCTTAAGAAGGTTATCACCTGAAAGCACCTTTCCAATAGTGGCGCCTGCATCACCCTTTACACCTTTGGCGATTTTATCTGCCTTCTTCTTTACGTCTTTATCTTTTGCTTCTTTTGCTGCCTTCTCAAGCTTACCGGCAACATCGCCGGCAGCCTTTCTGTCCCTCGCGCTAAATGCTGCTTTCAGAGCAAGGGTCTGGCTCTGAATCCCTGCTTCTCCCTTTGTTTCTGCCTCCTTTGCGAGAGATTCAACCTTTGGCGCCAGTTCAGAGACCTTGTCAAAAAATGCCCCGTCTCCCATCCACTTCCACCCTGGAAGTTTAAATGTGGCCCCTGCCATAAACACGATGAGGATGATAAACCCGATCCACACAGACATCCAGTCATCCTTTTTCCAGAGCGTCGTCCAGTCAATACTTTTCTGCTCTGCCATAATTACCCCCTTGTCTCGAAGATTGTTTAAACAAATAGCTACATTATAATCCTTAAATACCTTATTAGCGTAGATTAACAAACTTGTCAACCCTCTTTTGGAAAATCAAATCCTAAATCCGAATATCGTAATTGAATTTAGAATTTAGAATTGTTTGGAATTTGTATCTATACTTATCCCTTGCAAAATCAGTGAAATACGTTATATTTAGATAACCAAATAACAATATCCAAACTTTCCTGCCTGTGCCTTGGACGAGGCAGACAGGTGTAATTTGGAAGATTGATGATTGGTTATTTTCAAGGAGGTACACATGGAGTATTCTGAAATGGTAATGGATCACTTTAAGAACCCACGCAACAAGGGCATAAT comes from the Pseudomonadota bacterium genome and includes:
- a CDS encoding putative sulfate exporter family transporter, with the protein product MAEQKSIDWTTLWKKDDWMSVWIGFIILIVFMAGATFKLPGWKWMGDGAFFDKVSELAPKVESLAKEAETKGEAGIQSQTLALKAAFSARDRKAAGDVAGKLEKAAKEAKDKDVKKKADKIAKGVKGDAGATIGKVLSGDNLLKTLYLLIGLWILGAIGMACMGMPVGKFTAGFPIIYVLSALSFFVAGNATVSYYGLEVVFWSLLFGLLISNTVGVPEWLKTAVKTEFFIKIGLVLLGAEVLFTTIAKVGAYGMIQSIIVIGAVFYVCLWVGRKMGLDDEFSSILGTAVSICGVSAAIAAGGAVKGDQKKVSHTISLVLLCAIPMLIFEPLIAKAVGMSAAVAGAWIGGTIDTTGAVVAAGAIAGDAAMAVAIVVKMAQNVLIGAAAFLLAIWFSFKGQATGEKPSVMDIWFRFPKFVVGFIVVSIVFSFFMSEASAKAVTSVTAGLRGWWFTLAFLCIGLDTKFKELVAMGGGKPAAVFLIAQAFNVVWTLIFAYLIFGGILFPVPTF